A genomic window from Flavobacterium phycosphaerae includes:
- a CDS encoding VanZ family protein, translating to MALGWTVLIAVLCLIKFGKLPAIPVKEADKYVHFTFHFVFTLLWGNYVWLKNKSTELKLIVKVFIVSLLYGILIEFLQETLTTTRHADIYDVMANATGAATAIGFFLLLKKLKQSPQ from the coding sequence TTGGCTTTAGGTTGGACTGTTTTGATTGCTGTTTTGTGTTTAATTAAGTTCGGTAAATTACCGGCCATTCCTGTTAAAGAAGCCGATAAATACGTTCATTTTACCTTTCATTTTGTTTTTACCCTGCTTTGGGGAAATTATGTTTGGCTAAAAAATAAATCAACCGAACTCAAACTTATTGTAAAAGTGTTTATCGTTTCCTTGTTATATGGAATACTTATAGAGTTTTTACAAGAAACACTAACCACAACCCGCCATGCCGACATCTATGATGTAATGGCCAATGCAACCGGAGCAGCCACAGCAATAGGATTCTTCCTTTTGCTGAAAAAACTAAAACAATCTCCACAATAG
- a CDS encoding energy transducer TonB — protein MKKIVSFLLLLFVVFSSKAQVLKEIEKVPVFPSCEGLQQHALETCFHNEVQDFVYNNFKVPDNLKQSNYKGSVIVLFEVTDSGNFKVIYVDAIDEALVAESKRVFGKLPKIKPATYNGNATYAKYTIKIAIPLQSVAEMQAQKEAEEQAEKASMEYKPNDKQLSELDNVHYKKFNNPQLESHLNIPFSHSYYAQFDDEMNQLGANNHTASKPYAYADVAKYYNLKEENQKLAKNKQGWWGRKLWNENLVEIQGDDYWFTLNPIVDLQFGKSDPSEAKYTYINTRGIQFNGGLGKELNFTTTIYESQGRFADYFNRYAESIAPDGGNPAIIPGIGIAKDFKSDAYDFPMAEANLAYTPSKFINMNLGYGKNFIGDGYRSLLLGDGASPYPYFKLNTTFWKIKYTNIYTWLKDVRPDVTVDRTYATKFAASHYLSLNVTNRWNLGFFESVIWTNKNNRGFDMSFVNPIIFYRSVEFESSARTGNAMLGLTTKFKFSNQVNFYGQFLLDEFSLSDMKAGKKSWKNKYGYQLGVKYYNAFHIKNLLLQAEYNHVRPYVYAHSEPITNYGHNNQSLGHQWGGNFKEFIAIARYHQGRYFADAKLTIGERGLDFNNATDTFNYGSDIYKDYDLNRPYDEGVAIGQGNKTKVFIADIQAGYLINPATNMKLFGSFIYRDFNPTTETATAIKESTTWFSIGLRCDIFNWYFDY, from the coding sequence ATGAAAAAAATAGTATCCTTTTTATTGCTGTTGTTTGTTGTATTTAGTTCCAAGGCGCAGGTTTTAAAAGAAATAGAAAAAGTCCCGGTATTTCCGTCTTGCGAAGGATTGCAACAACACGCACTCGAAACTTGTTTTCATAACGAGGTGCAGGATTTTGTATACAACAATTTTAAAGTGCCTGATAATTTGAAGCAAAGCAATTATAAAGGCAGCGTTATAGTGCTTTTTGAAGTAACCGATTCCGGAAATTTTAAAGTGATTTATGTTGATGCCATTGATGAAGCTTTAGTGGCTGAAAGCAAAAGAGTGTTTGGCAAACTTCCCAAAATAAAACCGGCCACCTATAACGGTAATGCCACGTATGCTAAGTATACCATTAAAATTGCTATTCCGTTACAAAGCGTAGCCGAGATGCAGGCCCAAAAAGAAGCAGAAGAACAAGCAGAAAAAGCATCCATGGAGTACAAACCAAATGATAAGCAACTATCAGAATTGGACAATGTACACTATAAAAAGTTCAACAATCCACAGTTGGAGAGCCATTTGAACATTCCGTTTTCGCATAGTTATTATGCCCAATTTGATGACGAAATGAATCAACTTGGAGCTAACAATCATACTGCTTCCAAGCCTTATGCTTATGCCGATGTTGCAAAATATTATAACCTCAAAGAAGAAAATCAAAAACTGGCCAAAAACAAACAAGGCTGGTGGGGCAGAAAACTTTGGAATGAAAATTTAGTCGAAATTCAAGGCGACGATTATTGGTTTACACTAAATCCGATTGTTGATTTGCAATTTGGGAAAAGCGATCCCAGCGAAGCCAAATATACCTACATCAATACCCGTGGAATTCAGTTTAACGGAGGTTTAGGAAAAGAATTGAACTTCACCACAACCATTTATGAAAGTCAAGGACGTTTTGCCGATTACTTTAATCGCTATGCCGAATCTATAGCACCCGATGGAGGTAATCCGGCGATTATTCCCGGGATTGGAATTGCTAAAGATTTCAAATCAGACGCCTATGATTTTCCAATGGCTGAAGCCAATTTAGCTTATACACCAAGTAAATTCATCAATATGAATTTGGGATATGGCAAGAACTTTATTGGTGACGGTTATCGTTCTTTACTACTTGGAGATGGGGCCAGCCCGTATCCTTATTTTAAATTGAACACCACTTTTTGGAAGATAAAATACACCAATATTTATACTTGGCTTAAAGATGTTCGCCCCGATGTGACGGTGGACCGAACTTATGCTACCAAGTTTGCGGCAAGTCATTATTTGAGTTTGAATGTAACCAATCGTTGGAACTTAGGTTTCTTTGAGTCTGTGATTTGGACCAACAAAAACAATCGTGGCTTTGACATGAGTTTTGTCAATCCCATTATTTTCTATCGTTCGGTAGAGTTTGAATCTTCGGCCCGAACCGGAAATGCTATGTTGGGATTAACTACCAAATTCAAGTTCAGCAATCAGGTGAATTTTTACGGACAGTTCCTGCTCGATGAGTTTTCGTTAAGCGATATGAAAGCCGGTAAAAAAAGCTGGAAAAACAAATACGGCTACCAATTGGGAGTTAAATACTATAACGCTTTTCATATCAAAAATCTATTGTTACAGGCTGAATACAATCATGTACGTCCTTATGTTTATGCACACAGCGAACCGATTACCAATTACGGACACAACAATCAAAGTTTAGGACACCAATGGGGCGGAAACTTCAAAGAATTCATTGCCATAGCCCGTTACCATCAAGGACGCTATTTTGCGGATGCCAAACTTACCATTGGCGAGCGCGGATTAGATTTTAACAATGCTACCGATACGTTTAATTATGGTAGCGATATCTACAAAGATTATGATTTAAATCGCCCGTACGACGAAGGGGTAGCTATCGGACAAGGAAATAAAACCAAAGTATTTATTGCTGATATTCAGGCCGGTTATTTGATTAATCCGGCTACCAACATGAAATTGTTTGGTAGTTTTATTTACCGCGATTTTAATCCAACTACCGAAACGGCCACAGCTATCAAAGAAAGCACTACTTGGTTCTCTATAGGATTGCGTTGTGATATCTTTAATTGGTATTTTGATTATTAA
- the deoC gene encoding deoxyribose-phosphate aldolase yields the protein MNIKQYLDSTYLKTAEQSGLSEADNTSIVKGFIQEAIDEGFKLIMIRPDKVKLAKEMITKAKSKVLIGTVISFPEGTNSLDEKLDEAFQAIEDGADELDFVCNYEAFKKGDIELVKQEIYSGTRLAFDNHKVVKWIIEVAALTDAQIIQFSALIKNVIITNFKEDCFPNVFVKSSTGFFKTENGLPNGATFPSVIMMLENASPLPVKAAGGVRTYEEAEEMIRLGVKRIGTSAAKTIANGETATGSY from the coding sequence ATGAATATAAAGCAATACCTCGACTCCACTTATCTGAAAACAGCCGAACAAAGCGGTTTGTCAGAAGCTGATAATACTTCTATTGTAAAAGGCTTTATTCAAGAAGCCATTGATGAAGGTTTTAAACTAATCATGATACGGCCCGACAAAGTAAAGTTGGCCAAAGAAATGATCACCAAAGCCAAGTCAAAAGTCCTTATAGGAACGGTTATTTCCTTTCCAGAAGGAACCAATTCTCTTGATGAAAAACTGGACGAAGCATTTCAAGCCATTGAAGATGGAGCCGATGAATTGGATTTTGTCTGCAATTATGAAGCTTTTAAAAAAGGCGATATTGAGTTGGTAAAACAAGAAATTTACAGCGGAACTCGCTTGGCCTTTGATAACCATAAAGTAGTCAAATGGATTATTGAAGTAGCTGCTTTGACCGATGCCCAAATCATACAGTTTTCGGCCTTGATAAAAAATGTAATCATCACCAATTTCAAAGAGGATTGTTTTCCTAATGTATTCGTTAAATCTTCCACCGGATTTTTTAAAACCGAAAACGGATTGCCCAACGGAGCTACATTTCCATCAGTCATTATGATGCTCGAAAATGCTTCACCACTTCCGGTGAAAGCAGCCGGCGGAGTCAGAACCTATGAAGAAGCGGAGGAAATGATTCGCTTAGGGGTTAAACGAATTGGTACTTCGGCAGCCAAAACTATTGCTAACGGCGAAACCGCTACCGGCAGTTATTAA
- the gcvH gene encoding glycine cleavage system protein GcvH, which yields MNIPSNLKYTKDHEWVSIEGDIATVGITDFAQKELGDIVYVEVETLDQTLDKDEVFGTVEAVKTVSDLFLPLSGEIIEFNDDLERTPEEVNADPYGKGWMIKVKIANTAEIDELLSSDAYKQLIGA from the coding sequence ATGAACATACCAAGTAATTTAAAGTATACCAAAGATCACGAATGGGTTTCAATTGAAGGCGATATTGCCACTGTAGGGATTACTGATTTTGCCCAAAAAGAATTAGGCGATATCGTATATGTAGAAGTAGAAACCTTAGATCAAACTTTGGATAAAGACGAAGTTTTCGGAACCGTAGAAGCCGTAAAAACAGTATCCGATTTATTCTTGCCGTTATCAGGTGAAATTATCGAATTCAACGACGATTTAGAAAGAACCCCGGAAGAGGTGAACGCTGACCCTTACGGAAAAGGGTGGATGATTAAAGTAAAAATTGCCAACACCGCTGAGATTGACGAATTGCTTTCTAGTGATGCCTACAAACAACTTATTGGTGCTTAA